The following coding sequences are from one Carcharodon carcharias isolate sCarCar2 chromosome 13, sCarCar2.pri, whole genome shotgun sequence window:
- the cldn5a gene encoding claudin 5a, with product MPSAGLEIVGLGLCVLGWLGVMLACGLPMWKVTAFIESNIVVAQTVWEGLWMNCVVQSTGQMQCKVYNSLLSLGQDQQAARALTVIASILGLIGLLVTILGAQCTNCTEGMTTKARIVITGGAIFIIAGLLALIPVCWMANTIVRDFYDPIVPVSKKREMGAALYVGWTASALLFIGGSLLCCSCPPKQDQSSFAVKYTAPRRASANGDYDKRNYV from the coding sequence ATGCCATCGGCAGGTTTGGAGATTGTGGGCCTGGGACTGTGTGTCCTGGGCTGGCTGGGGGTCATGCTGGCTTGCGGGCTGCCCATGTGGAAAGTGACGGCTTTCATCGAGAGCAACATCGTGGTGGCGCAGACGGTCTGGGAAGGGCTCTGGATGAACTGCGTGGTGCAGAGCACGGGTCAGATGCAGTGCAAAGTCTACAATTCGCTGTTGTCCCTAGGGCAGGATCAACAAGCCGCCCGAGCGCTGACTGTCATCGCCTCCATCCTGGGACTCATTGGGCTCCTGGTCACCATCCTAGGCGCTCAATGCACCAATTGCACGGAGGGAATGACCACCAAAGCCCGGATCGTCATCACCGGGGGAGCCATCTTCATCATAGCGGGCTTACTGGCCCTCATCCCGGTGTGCTGGATGGCCAACACCATTGTGCGCGACTTCTACGACCCGATCGTGCCTGTCTCTaagaagagagagatgggagCGGCTCTCTACGTTGGCTGGACGGCCAGTGCCCTCCTCTTCATCGGGGGCTCCCTGCTCTGCTGCTCCTGTCCCCCGAAGCAAGACCAATCATCCTTCGCTGTCAAGTACACGGCCCCAAGGAGAGCATCGGCCAACGGGGATTACGACAAGAGGAATTACGTGTGA